In Candidatus Pacearchaeota archaeon, the genomic stretch CCAATCACCTGTTATATTTATACTTCTGAGTTGAGAATACTTTCCCCTTAAAGAATGATTATTAAGCAAAGGATTGAATTTATTAACCAAAAAAAGATTAAATTTGTCTTCGAAATTTCTTTTAATTAATAATGGCGAAGAATTAAAACGTTTAATAAAATTTTTATTAAATTTGATTTCCATACTTCCTGTTTTTGTCATTCAGCCATTTTATAGCATCTTTAGCATTATTAAAAGATGGGGAAATATTTCCCTCCTTAGCTTCTTTATCAGCCTCCTTGAGCTCATTAATTAGCCAATCTGATGGTTCTTCTAAAGAAATATGTATTTCTTTTTCTATTATAAATTTCCTTAAATAAACATTTAAAACATCACTTAAATTAAGACCCATCCGATTAGCTATTTTTTGAGCTTCGCCCTTTACCTTTTTATCTGTCTTAAAATTAACTATTGTGGTCATACGCTTTATATATACTTTATATATACATTGTATATATAAATAAAAATTTGTCAAGCTGTAAAAGAAAACGGCCTAAGCCGTTTTAAATATCTTTATTGATAATTTTTCTTAAATATTATTAAGATATTCAATATCTAAAAATTATATCAACCCAAAACTTATCTCTAATGCTCTATCAACTTTTTGCATCGATTTTAAATTTAACTCTCCAATTTTTTTAACAAGCCTTTTCTTATCTATTGTTCTTACTTGATTTAAAATAATAACTGATTTCTCGGATAAACCTCCTTCAGGGGGGATAATTAAAACTTCTGTTGGATAAATAGTATCATCAAAGTGAGAACCAATAGCTGCAACAATCGTTACTGGACTATAATGATTACCAATATTATTTTGTAAAATAAGAGCTGGTCTAGTTTTACTAATTTCTGAACCAACAGTTGGATCAAAATTAACAATATATATTTCTCCTCTCTTAGGTGTTAACATGCTTCGTCAATCAAAAACCAATCTTCAGCAACCGATAAATCTCTCTTAGAACGAATAATAGCCCCTTCGCGAAGTTGTTTTTTTAAATTAGCTTGTCCAACCCCTTCAACATAGAAACGCACTGCCTGATCAACAAATGAACTTCTGGTTCCCTTTTGAGCAATATTATCAAGAAGTTGAATAGTTTTATTAGGCAAAGTAATATTTATCCTTTTATATTTTGTAGATGTGTTTATTTTCATATTTTCATGATACACACTATCAATGTGTAAGTCAAGGGAGTGCACTTAAGAGACTGTGCACCCCCACAATAAACTACTGAAATACATCTATTTTATACACCCGCTGTGTATCAGAGAAAAAAGTTTCATTATCACCGATAGAGATAGAGTCACCATAATAACTACCTGGGGAAACATAAAACATTCTATCTTCCATCTTTTCAGGCATATTATTAGAATCATATCCAAAGATACCACCAATCTTAGTAAAATAAATTCTATTTAATGAATCGGAAACTACAAAATTAACACCACTAAAAGTTCTTTCCCATTTTGTTTCTCCATTAGATATGTTGGCCGCGCCTAAATACCAAATCATTGGATAAGAACCTGCTAATATTTTCGAATAATAAAATTCGTCCTCATTAAAACCTAGTGGACCATGATAATCATCTTTAAACCACAATATTTGAGAAAGATTGCTATCTACGGCATATAGAACTGGATAAGTTTCTCCCAATTTTACATTTCTTCCATTACTTAAACTTAATAATAATATTCCTTCAAAAGAAATACTTACCCGATCGATTATAGCAATGGTATCAATCGGACCAGAATATGTTTTTTCGTATTTAGGAAAAAACTGTTGCTTTATTATTTCCCCGTTGCTGTACTTTATTACAAAATCATTGATTGAAAAATATATATTGTCTGAATCGTCAATAACTAACTCCGTAAATGAAGCTGGATTGAGACCTTTTAATATCTCCTGATCATTATATAGCTCTATTTCCAATCCATTTTTATCAATTGAGATTAAACTCGGTCCAGTTGCTTCTTTGGTAGCTAAAAAGTATATTTTTTCTTTAGAATCAATTATTATTGACCTAGTAAACACTCTTGTGTAGTCTTTTTTCCATACAATCTTACCTGAAGGACTTAAGGCATAGATAGAATGCTCGCTCGAAAGATATATTGTTCCATCTTTACCCAGCGAAGGATAAAAACCACAAGCATCAGAGCAATGGATACTCCACTTCTTTTGAAGATGATTGTAAGCGTAAAAATCATATGATTTGTTATTACTTCCCCAGAAATATAATGTTCCGTTTTCATCGATCACTAAGCTTGAAGTAAAATCATTATTAAAAGTAAATTGCTGATTTCCTTCAATTAAAATATCAGGAACAAAAGATGTTCCTATCGGTCCATCAAATTGGCTATGACCACTTCTTCTAAAGTCATAATAAGGAGCTCTTTTTTGATGATTAGCTTCGGCTATTGAAAAAGAAACTCCTTCTGACAATGGAGAAATATTATTTTCTGGATCTTTAGCTATTATCTTAAAATGATATTCTGAATCATAGAAAAGATCTTTAATAACAACGCTTCTTTTATTACTTTCTCCTAAAATAATATCTATATCGGTATATTCTTTAATATTAACAAGATTATTATCATCTATTTGATTATTGCGAGAATAATATATCTCATAATCAAGATTTTCAGCAGCAGTATCTTCATCAAAAGGAGCTGTCCACGACAATACTACTGAATTTTTTTGTTCTTCGTCTATTAAAGCAACTAAATCTTGTATTTTCTCAGGAATCTTGGGGACATGATTTCTCGGGCTCGAATTTTCAGATTGAAAATCATTTAAATTATTATCTGTATCTCTATATTTTCCATTAGACCATTTTCTTCCTATGACCTTGTCTGATTCAGAGATAAGAAACGATTCACTTTCTTTAACAATTGGGCTGATATCATCGCTTCTCCAAGAAACCGTATCTATTTTAAGAGCAATCGTGTTGACTGTCTTTTCTTCATTGGTTGGTTCAACCACTTCTTCTCCTTCTTTAAATTCAGTCTTTACGTATTTAGGATTATTAGAAAATATAGAAATAGATCCGGACGAATTTCCTATTTGTCCTGTTTCGTAATATTTGTCTTCCATAGATTTAACCTTCCAATCAGCCCCATTTCCCATCATTGCATCACCGCTATCTCCAAATATATCTATAATATAGTAAGAATTTGAATTTATAATAGCTCCCTCTGGAAATTTCCAATTACGATAAGGATTATACCATTCAGACGCTGGAGAATAATAAGAAAGATAAAAACAGTTTTCTTCGCTTGGGCACAAATCTATTGGATTTTCTGTTTGATTATACATTTCTATATATTCTACTCCTCCACTCTCTCCTGTTTGAACTTCGGTTATTAAAAGATGATTGCTATTATCAATTAATTGCTCATCTTCTTCGGGTTGTTTTTCTTCTTCTGGGTCTTCAACAGCTGTTTCAATGGTATTATCAGCTTTTGGTGTTCCCCATAATCCACTTAAATTATCAACTGATTCTGAAAAATAAGTATGCCAACCGTTTAAGTCATTATTTCTCTCCATTGTTTTCCTCTGCTCGTTATCTCCAGCTGGCCAATCAGGATTAGCTAAAACTTCGTCCATTAATTGACAATTTGAATTAAATAATCTTAATGATTCGTTATTATTTGATAATCCCCCAGAGTATTCTTTATCCATCTGAATATTAGAGACAGAATCATCATCGGTTCTCTCAAGAAGATAAAATCCTTGAGGACTAATAATAGCAGAATTGTCAAAAACAATTTTAATATTATCTGCGTCTAATAGTTGCCAATCGGCTAAATTAACTGTTTCATCAGAAATATTCTTTAATTCAATCCATTCGTCATTTGCACTGTTTTCACTTCCCATCCAGGCTACTTCATTGATAATAACCTTGCTATTGTCAGGAGCAGATAGATTTAATTGAGAACAATAAGTAATTACGGGAACGCTCGAGCTTCCTCCATAATTTACGGTTGAGGATAAACTATTTGTCGAAACAGCAACTGAAGCCGTGGCTTCTTGCTTTAAGCTACTATTAGTTTCCTTTGGTGTTCCCCAAATATTATTATTTTCACTTCCAGAATAGGTGTGCCATCCGTTTAAATCGTCATTCCTTTCCATTGTTTTTCTAGTAGAACTATCTCCAGCCAGCCATTTAGGATTACCAGAAACAAAATCTTTTAATTGACAAAGGCCATCAAAAAGATATAGTTCTTCTTCAGAATTAGACAATGAACCCTTATAAATTAAATCTGCAACTTTAAAAGGGACAGAATCATCATCAGTTCTTTCTAATAATAAAAAACCGTCCTTCGGCACGGTAATATCTTCAAAAATAATGTTTATCTGGTCTTCCTTGTCTCGCAATGTCCATCCCTTTAAATTAATATCCGAAGCAGAAATATTCTTTAATTCAATCCATTCGTCATTTGCACTGTTTTCACTTCCCATCCAGGCTACTTCATTGATAATAATATCACGAGAAGAAACATATTGAGATGCATTTGAACAGACTACGGGAATTACTTTTTCTTCGGTTTTCTTTTCAACTTCCTTGATTGCTTCTTTCTCTTTGTTTATTTTGCTATCCTTTTCGTTTATTTTTTCTTTTTCAACAACATCTTTCTTGATTTCCTTCACAGGATAGTCTTTTTCTAGTGTATCGTTTTCACTCATCGACTCGACTTCTTTGTTTATAGCTTCCTTATTAGTCGTATCTTTAAAAATATATTCTGTTAAATCTCCTGTATTATTTCCAGTTAAAAAGTTAAAAACATCAGAAAAGTTATTAATCGTATTTTTTATAGGATTAATAATA encodes the following:
- a CDS encoding type II toxin-antitoxin system YafQ family toxin — its product is MEIKFNKNFIKRFNSSPLLIKRNFEDKFNLFLVNKFNPLLNNHSLRGKYSQLRSINITGDWRAIFRDDGNVVVFLTLGNHNNLYK
- a CDS encoding type II toxin-antitoxin system RelB/DinJ family antitoxin encodes the protein MTTIVNFKTDKKVKGEAQKIANRMGLNLSDVLNVYLRKFIIEKEIHISLEEPSDWLINELKEADKEAKEGNISPSFNNAKDAIKWLNDKNRKYGNQI
- a CDS encoding type II toxin-antitoxin system PemK/MazF family toxin, with protein sequence MLTPKRGEIYIVNFDPTVGSEISKTRPALILQNNIGNHYSPVTIVAAIGSHFDDTIYPTEVLIIPPEGGLSEKSVIILNQVRTIDKKRLVKKIGELNLKSMQKVDRALEISFGLI
- a CDS encoding ribbon-helix-helix domain-containing protein, with the translated sequence MKINTSTKYKRINITLPNKTIQLLDNIAQKGTRSSFVDQAVRFYVEGVGQANLKKQLREGAIIRSKRDLSVAEDWFLIDEAC
- a CDS encoding lamin tail domain-containing protein; the protein is MKLYNLLDSAVLTLLFVCFLAVPQKVFAIDFNFFNFVEEDNYQVLSEFESKRILQNFPDLLYSQWILSKSDGYSNPMETTVVSLLKHIYMLSMWNYFFKDLPLDASFNVVKESLDIARLIGTEDTSGMIGKLEKGTVSMAVNYLKEYFFKDQIKVSFGAMEMKYKTESGEVDSPLQYIIMYKRIDDNRSKVVARIYSPKEIVPPASRGSIGGVRGFSNSLEYGQNISPFIVEINGIMEDGLFGSYFWDKKNTTIKTIFPEVVPDFGLKPKTWQEKYIINPIKNTINNFSDVFNFLTGNNTGDLTEYIFKDTTNKEAINKEVESMSENDTLEKDYPVKEIKKDVVEKEKINEKDSKINKEKEAIKEVEKKTEEKVIPVVCSNASQYVSSRDIIINEVAWMGSENSANDEWIELKNISASDINLKGWTLRDKEDQINIIFEDITVPKDGFLLLERTDDDSVPFKVADLIYKGSLSNSEEELYLFDGLCQLKDFVSGNPKWLAGDSSTRKTMERNDDLNGWHTYSGSENNNIWGTPKETNSSLKQEATASVAVSTNSLSSTVNYGGSSSVPVITYCSQLNLSAPDNSKVIINEVAWMGSENSANDEWIELKNISDETVNLADWQLLDADNIKIVFDNSAIISPQGFYLLERTDDDSVSNIQMDKEYSGGLSNNNESLRLFNSNCQLMDEVLANPDWPAGDNEQRKTMERNNDLNGWHTYFSESVDNLSGLWGTPKADNTIETAVEDPEEEKQPEEDEQLIDNSNHLLITEVQTGESGGVEYIEMYNQTENPIDLCPSEENCFYLSYYSPASEWYNPYRNWKFPEGAIINSNSYYIIDIFGDSGDAMMGNGADWKVKSMEDKYYETGQIGNSSGSISIFSNNPKYVKTEFKEGEEVVEPTNEEKTVNTIALKIDTVSWRSDDISPIVKESESFLISESDKVIGRKWSNGKYRDTDNNLNDFQSENSSPRNHVPKIPEKIQDLVALIDEEQKNSVVLSWTAPFDEDTAAENLDYEIYYSRNNQIDDNNLVNIKEYTDIDIILGESNKRSVVIKDLFYDSEYHFKIIAKDPENNISPLSEGVSFSIAEANHQKRAPYYDFRRSGHSQFDGPIGTSFVPDILIEGNQQFTFNNDFTSSLVIDENGTLYFWGSNNKSYDFYAYNHLQKKWSIHCSDACGFYPSLGKDGTIYLSSEHSIYALSPSGKIVWKKDYTRVFTRSIIIDSKEKIYFLATKEATGPSLISIDKNGLEIELYNDQEILKGLNPASFTELVIDDSDNIYFSINDFVIKYSNGEIIKQQFFPKYEKTYSGPIDTIAIIDRVSISFEGILLLSLSNGRNVKLGETYPVLYAVDSNLSQILWFKDDYHGPLGFNEDEFYYSKILAGSYPMIWYLGAANISNGETKWERTFSGVNFVVSDSLNRIYFTKIGGIFGYDSNNMPEKMEDRMFYVSPGSYYGDSISIGDNETFFSDTQRVYKIDVFQ